In Ovis aries strain OAR_USU_Benz2616 breed Rambouillet chromosome 14, ARS-UI_Ramb_v3.0, whole genome shotgun sequence, a single genomic region encodes these proteins:
- the TSNAXIP1 gene encoding translin-associated factor X-interacting protein 1 isoform X3: MDSQNSQTLNFPTTSRAHLRPLGVSIDDSLFTETKNTQKRKLSQKRKTLLSGSFSIGGHLSPWPRYISDQTILHNRKPCSDDYRKRAGSLQQPLGTTKPRYLEQLENYLRKELLLLDLSTDSAQELRLQPYREIFEFFIEDFKTYKPLLSSIKNAYEVMLAHQREKIRALEPLKAKLITVNENCNERILAMRAEERDEISTLKKEKMNLLKLIDKKNEEKISLQTEVTKLRKNLAEEYLHYLSERDARKILIADLNELRYQREDMSLAQSPGVWGEDPVKLTVALKMARQDLTRTQMELNTMKANFGDVVPRRDFEMQEKTLKELQEQLESLRDDYEEVRKEHEMLLQLHMSTLKERDQFYSELQEIQRTSTPRPDWSKCEDVVAGGRDRWHMLAEGKNSDQLVDVLLEEIGEGLLREKDFFPGLGYGESIPPFLRFDGTVENKKPTKKEVVKLLKDAWKERITEEQKEKFPDFFFSFLERHFGPGDAMAWAYTIFEYIKLFHTNEVMSQFYAVLMGKRKESVYIKQKETIAQLLKEMTNVDSQNEGLLTMEQLSAVLKSTFPLKKDERIQELMEAGGWHPSSSNADLLNYRMLFMEDEEGQSVPFVQKLWEQYMVEKDEYLNELKQELGLELNEEVTLPKVREALMNIDPSLDKQTLNHYLRQAFQLPMTEMPEEGEEREEGTVTQLQTALEQLQMSDIRRMGPREQEPAS, encoded by the exons TCTGGTTCATTCTCCATTGGTGGCCACCTGTCCCCATGGCCCAGATACATCAGTGACCAGACCATTCTGCATAATCGAAAGCCCTGTTCAGATGACTACCGGAAGCGGGCAGG TAGCTTGCAGCAGCCCCTGGGCACAACCAAGCCGAGGTACCTGGAGCAGCTTGAGAACTACCTGCGCAAGGAGCTCCTCCTGCTCGACCTAAGCACAGATTCTGCCCAGGAACTAAGGCTGCAG CCTTACAGAGAGATCTTTGAATTCTTCATAGAGGACTTCAAAACATACAAGCCATTGCTGTCCTCCATCAAGAATGCATATGAggtgatgctgg CCCACCAAAGGGAGAAAATTCGGGCTCTGGAGCCCCTGAAGGCCAAGCTGATCACTGTGAATGAGAACTGCAATGAGAGGATTCTGGCCATGAGGGCTGAGGAGAGAGATGAAATCTCCACGctgaagaaagagaagatgaatTTGCTAAAACTCATTGACAAGAAGAATGAGGAGAAGATCTCACTGCAGACTGAG GTGACCAAACTGAGGAAGAACCTGGCTGAGGAGTATCTGCACTACCTCAGTGAGAGAGATGCCCGGAAGATCCTCATCGCAGACCTGAATGAGCTACGCTACCAGCGGGAAGACATGTCACTAGCCCAGTCCCCAG GCGTCTGGGGAGAGGACCCCGTGAAGCTAACAGTGGCTCTGAAGATGGCCCGGCAAGACTTGACCCGCACACAGATGGAACTCAACACCATGAAGGCCAACTTTGGAGATGTGGTGCCCAGGAGGGACTTTGAAATGCAGGAGAAGACCCTCAAGGAACTGCAGGAGCAG CTGGAGAGCCTGAGAGACGACTATGAAGAGGTCCGCAAGGAGCACGAGATGCTGCTGCAGTTGCACATGAGCACACTGAAGGAGCGGGACCAGTTCTACTCCGAGCTGCAGGAGATCCAGCGCACCTCCACACCACGGCCAGACTGGTCCAAGTGTGAAG ATGTGGTGGCTGGAGGACGAGATCGCTGGCACATGCTGGCCGAGGGCAAGAACAGTGACCAGCTGGTGGACGTGCTCCTGGAGGAGATTGGCGAGGGGCTGCTCCGGGAGAAAGACTTCTTCCCCGGTCTG GGCTATGGGGAATCCATCCCCCCTTTCCTTCGGTTTGATGGCACTGTGGAGAACAAGAAGCCAACCAAGAAGGAAGTGGTAAAACTCCTCAAGGATGCCTGGAAGGAACGTATCACTGAGGAGCAG AAAGAGAAGTTCCCagatttcttcttcagtttcttggaGCGCCACTTTGGGCCTGGTGATGCCATGGCCTGGGCTTACACCATTTTTGAATATATCAAGCTCTTCCATACCAATGAAGTCATGAGCCAGTTCTATGCAGTCTTGATGGGAAAG AGGAAAGAGAGTGTGTACATCAAGCAGAAGGAGACCATAGCACAGCTGCTGAAGGAGATGACAAACGTTGACAGCCAGAATGAGGGGCTACTAACCATGGAGCAGTTAAG TGCTGTCCTCAAGAGCACCTTCCCTTTGAAGAAGGATGAGAGAATTCAGGAGTTGATGGAGGCAGGGGGCTGGCATcccagcagcagcaatgcagacTTGCTCAACTACCGCATGTTGTTTATGGAG GATGAGGAGGGCCAGAGCGTGCCCTTTGTGCAAAAGCTGTGGGAACAGTACATGGTGGAAAAGGATGAATACTTAAACGAGTTAAAGCAGGAGCTGGGCCTGGAACT CAACGAGGAGGTGACCCTACCCAAGGTACGTGAGGCCCTGATGAACATTGATCCCAGCCTGGACAAGCAGACCCTGAACCACTATTTGAGGCAGGCCTTCCAGCTCCCCATGACGGAAATGCCAGAGGAGGgtgaagaaagggaagagggCACTGTGACACAGCTCCAGACTGCACTAGAACAGCTTCAGATGAGTGACATTAGGCGTATGGGGCCTCGGGAGCAGGAACCTGCAAGCTAA
- the TSNAXIP1 gene encoding translin-associated factor X-interacting protein 1 isoform X4 gives MDSQNSQTLNFPTTSRAHLRPLGVSIDDSLFTETKNTQKRKLSQKRKTLLSGSFSIGGHLSPWPRYISDQTILHNRKPCSDDYRKRAGLQQPLGTTKPRYLEQLENYLRKELLLLDLSTDSAQELRLQPYREIFEFFIEDFKTYKPLLSSIKNAYEVMLAHQREKIRALEPLKAKLITVNENCNERILAMRAEERDEISTLKKEKMNLLKLIDKKNEEKISLQTEVTKLRKNLAEEYLHYLSERDARKILIADLNELRYQREDMSLAQSPGVWGEDPVKLTVALKMARQDLTRTQMELNTMKANFGDVVPRRDFEMQEKTLKELQEQLESLRDDYEEVRKEHEMLLQLHMSTLKERDQFYSELQEIQRTSTPRPDWSKCEDVVAGGRDRWHMLAEGKNSDQLVDVLLEEIGEGLLREKDFFPGLGYGESIPPFLRFDGTVENKKPTKKEVVKLLKDAWKERITEEQKEKFPDFFFSFLERHFGPGDAMAWAYTIFEYIKLFHTNEVMSQFYAVLMGKRKESVYIKQKETIAQLLKEMTNVDSQNEGLLTMEQLSAVLKSTFPLKKDERIQELMEAGGWHPSSSNADLLNYRMLFMEDEEGQSVPFVQKLWEQYMVEKDEYLNELKQELGLELNEEVTLPKVREALMNIDPSLDKQTLNHYLRQAFQLPMTEMPEEGEEREEGTVTQLQTALEQLQMSDIRRMGPREQEPAS, from the exons TCTGGTTCATTCTCCATTGGTGGCCACCTGTCCCCATGGCCCAGATACATCAGTGACCAGACCATTCTGCATAATCGAAAGCCCTGTTCAGATGACTACCGGAAGCGGGCAGG CTTGCAGCAGCCCCTGGGCACAACCAAGCCGAGGTACCTGGAGCAGCTTGAGAACTACCTGCGCAAGGAGCTCCTCCTGCTCGACCTAAGCACAGATTCTGCCCAGGAACTAAGGCTGCAG CCTTACAGAGAGATCTTTGAATTCTTCATAGAGGACTTCAAAACATACAAGCCATTGCTGTCCTCCATCAAGAATGCATATGAggtgatgctgg CCCACCAAAGGGAGAAAATTCGGGCTCTGGAGCCCCTGAAGGCCAAGCTGATCACTGTGAATGAGAACTGCAATGAGAGGATTCTGGCCATGAGGGCTGAGGAGAGAGATGAAATCTCCACGctgaagaaagagaagatgaatTTGCTAAAACTCATTGACAAGAAGAATGAGGAGAAGATCTCACTGCAGACTGAG GTGACCAAACTGAGGAAGAACCTGGCTGAGGAGTATCTGCACTACCTCAGTGAGAGAGATGCCCGGAAGATCCTCATCGCAGACCTGAATGAGCTACGCTACCAGCGGGAAGACATGTCACTAGCCCAGTCCCCAG GCGTCTGGGGAGAGGACCCCGTGAAGCTAACAGTGGCTCTGAAGATGGCCCGGCAAGACTTGACCCGCACACAGATGGAACTCAACACCATGAAGGCCAACTTTGGAGATGTGGTGCCCAGGAGGGACTTTGAAATGCAGGAGAAGACCCTCAAGGAACTGCAGGAGCAG CTGGAGAGCCTGAGAGACGACTATGAAGAGGTCCGCAAGGAGCACGAGATGCTGCTGCAGTTGCACATGAGCACACTGAAGGAGCGGGACCAGTTCTACTCCGAGCTGCAGGAGATCCAGCGCACCTCCACACCACGGCCAGACTGGTCCAAGTGTGAAG ATGTGGTGGCTGGAGGACGAGATCGCTGGCACATGCTGGCCGAGGGCAAGAACAGTGACCAGCTGGTGGACGTGCTCCTGGAGGAGATTGGCGAGGGGCTGCTCCGGGAGAAAGACTTCTTCCCCGGTCTG GGCTATGGGGAATCCATCCCCCCTTTCCTTCGGTTTGATGGCACTGTGGAGAACAAGAAGCCAACCAAGAAGGAAGTGGTAAAACTCCTCAAGGATGCCTGGAAGGAACGTATCACTGAGGAGCAG AAAGAGAAGTTCCCagatttcttcttcagtttcttggaGCGCCACTTTGGGCCTGGTGATGCCATGGCCTGGGCTTACACCATTTTTGAATATATCAAGCTCTTCCATACCAATGAAGTCATGAGCCAGTTCTATGCAGTCTTGATGGGAAAG AGGAAAGAGAGTGTGTACATCAAGCAGAAGGAGACCATAGCACAGCTGCTGAAGGAGATGACAAACGTTGACAGCCAGAATGAGGGGCTACTAACCATGGAGCAGTTAAG TGCTGTCCTCAAGAGCACCTTCCCTTTGAAGAAGGATGAGAGAATTCAGGAGTTGATGGAGGCAGGGGGCTGGCATcccagcagcagcaatgcagacTTGCTCAACTACCGCATGTTGTTTATGGAG GATGAGGAGGGCCAGAGCGTGCCCTTTGTGCAAAAGCTGTGGGAACAGTACATGGTGGAAAAGGATGAATACTTAAACGAGTTAAAGCAGGAGCTGGGCCTGGAACT CAACGAGGAGGTGACCCTACCCAAGGTACGTGAGGCCCTGATGAACATTGATCCCAGCCTGGACAAGCAGACCCTGAACCACTATTTGAGGCAGGCCTTCCAGCTCCCCATGACGGAAATGCCAGAGGAGGgtgaagaaagggaagagggCACTGTGACACAGCTCCAGACTGCACTAGAACAGCTTCAGATGAGTGACATTAGGCGTATGGGGCCTCGGGAGCAGGAACCTGCAAGCTAA
- the CENPT gene encoding centromere protein T isoform X4: MTDNFSPDSEPTTRTLLRRVLDTADPRTPRRARSTRSGAQRDLLETPSTRRQRSQTKMTARRRSHTAASVDRLAHVQASGHLEEQTPRTLLKNIILTAPESSIVKPEAVVKLVPSPQVVQPSRRESSRGSLELQLPELEPPTTLAPGLLAPGRRKQRLRLSEFQQGMDWGHLSQEPRENADASSLTSSLNLTFAMPLQPQSVKRPGLARRPPTRRVVDVGTFLQDLRDTSLAVAPPGESHRTPVATVPTDTVLEDTQPFSQPLAGHSPSVHHSLPCPSPSGAKEVEGPASRRTWSSGPGLQNNHSGPGKPAQLLARKVEEVEALAVGFPNISSISGEDGVEPLQNGVGEEAEESMEESMSVREVEKAAEEQGSARAEEPEGHTEVAEAAGSLGAIEAKEPEGSSEDEDPSASPKLAPSTPEFLRTRRLQSPEPAPPPSTAVLPSELPKRLSARIPPRPRIPGSRPRQDPYKAGLNHYAKLFSFYAKMPMEKKAVEMVEKCLDKYFQHLCDDLEVFAAHAGRKTVSPEDLELLLRRNGEPKRAGEGWSLQKI, from the exons ATGACCGACAACTTTAGCCCTGACAGCGAACCTACGACACGCACACTGCTACGGCGGGTGCTGGATACAGCGGACCCGCGCACACCGCGGCGAGCTCGGAGTACTCGGTCTGG TGCCCAGAGAGACCTGCTTGAAACACCTTCCACTAGGAGGCAGAGGAGTCAAACAAAGATGACTGCCAGGCGTCGATCTCATACAGCAGCG TCTGTTGACAGATTGGCCCATGTTCAAGCCAGTGGACACCTGGAGGAACAGACACCCCGGACTTTGTTGAAGAACATCATACTAACTG CTCCCGAATCTTCCATTGTAAAGCCAGAGGCTGTCGTGAAGCTGGTGCCATCACCACAGGTGGTCCAGCCTTCCAGACGGGAAAGCAGTCGGGGCAG TCTGGAGCTGCAACTTCCTGAACTTGAGCCCCCCACAACCCTGGCTCCAGgtctgctggctcctggcagaaggaagcagaggctgAGGTTGTCAGAGTTTCAGCAAGGAATGGACTGGGGGCATCTTTCCCAAG AGCCTCGTGAGAATGCTGATGCCTCTTCCCTCACCAG CTCTCTCAACTTGACCTTTGCCATGCCTCTCCAGCCACAGTCAGTGAAGAGGCCTGGTTTGGCTCGCAGACCTCCTACTCGCCGAGTAGTAGATGTGGGTACATTTTTGCAGGATCTGCGAGATACTTCCCTGGCTGTGGCTCCTCCAG GTGAGAGCCACAGAACCCCTGTTGCTACTGTGCCAACGGACACAGTGTTGGAGGACACCCAGCCCTTCTCTCAGCCGTTGGCTGGCCATTCCCCCAGTGTACACCACTCCCTGCCTTGTCCCTCTCCCTCTGGGGCCAAAGAAGTGGAGGGGCCTGCCAGTCGCAGGACATGGAGCAGTGGGCCTGGACTTCAGAACAACC ACTCAGGTCCTGGGAAACCAGCCCAGCTTCTGGCAAGAAAGGTGGAGGAGGTTGAAGCCCTTGCTGTGGGCTTTCCAAACATCAGCAGTATCTCTGGAGAAGATGGTGTAGAGCCCCTACAGAATGGAGTAGGTGAGGAAGCAGAAGAAAGTATGGAGGAAAGCATGAGTGTGAGGGAAGTGGAGAAGGCAGCAGAAGAACAAGGATCTGCTagggcagaagagcctgaaggACACACAGAGGTGGCAGAAGCAGCGGGATCCTTGGGGGCTATTGAGGCCAAGGAGCCAGAAGGATCTTCAGAGGATGAAGACCCCTCTG CAAGTCCAAAATTGGCCCCCAGCACTCCAGAGTTCCTTCGGACCAGGCGACTTCAGTCTCCTGAGCCAGCTCCACCACCAAGCACTGCAGT GTTACCTTCAGAACTCCCAAAGCGTCTGTCGGCCAGGATTCCTCCCAGGCCCCGAATCCCTGGCTCCAGACCCCGTCAAGATCCCTACAAAGCTGGACTGAACCACTATGCAAAACTCTTTAGCTTCTATGCTAAGATGCCCATGGAGAAGAAGGCTGTGGAGATGGTGGAGAAGTG CCTGGACAAGTACTTCCAGCATCTTTGTGACGACTTGGAGGTATTTGCTGCTCATGCTGGGCGCAAGACCGTGAGTCCAGAGGACCTGGAGCTGCTGTTGCGAAG GAATGGGGAACCCAAAAGAGCTGGGGAAGGCTGGTCTCTGCAGAAAATCTGA
- the CENPT gene encoding centromere protein T isoform X3, producing MTDNFSPDSEPTTRTLLRRVLDTADPRTPRRARSTRSGCWSLHSAQRDLLETPSTRRQRSQTKMTARRRSHTAASVDRLAHVQASGHLEEQTPRTLLKNIILTAPESSIVKPEAVVKLVPSPQVVQPSRRESSRGSLELQLPELEPPTTLAPGLLAPGRRKQRLRLSEFQQGMDWGHLSQEPRENADASSLTSSLNLTFAMPLQPQSVKRPGLARRPPTRRVVDVGTFLQDLRDTSLAVAPPGESHRTPVATVPTDTVLEDTQPFSQPLAGHSPSVHHSLPCPSPSGAKEVEGPASRRTWSSGPGLQNNHSGPGKPAQLLARKVEEVEALAVGFPNISSISGEDGVEPLQNGVGEEAEESMEESMSVREVEKAAEEQGSARAEEPEGHTEVAEAAGSLGAIEAKEPEGSSEDEDPSASPKLAPSTPEFLRTRRLQSPEPAPPPSTAVLPSELPKRLSARIPPRPRIPGSRPRQDPYKAGLNHYAKLFSFYAKMPMEKKAVEMVEKCLDKYFQHLCDDLEVFAAHAGRKTVSPEDLELLLRRNGEPKRAGEGWSLQKI from the exons ATGACCGACAACTTTAGCCCTGACAGCGAACCTACGACACGCACACTGCTACGGCGGGTGCTGGATACAGCGGACCCGCGCACACCGCGGCGAGCTCGGAGTACTCGGTCTGG TTGCTGGTCTTTACACAGTGCCCAGAGAGACCTGCTTGAAACACCTTCCACTAGGAGGCAGAGGAGTCAAACAAAGATGACTGCCAGGCGTCGATCTCATACAGCAGCG TCTGTTGACAGATTGGCCCATGTTCAAGCCAGTGGACACCTGGAGGAACAGACACCCCGGACTTTGTTGAAGAACATCATACTAACTG CTCCCGAATCTTCCATTGTAAAGCCAGAGGCTGTCGTGAAGCTGGTGCCATCACCACAGGTGGTCCAGCCTTCCAGACGGGAAAGCAGTCGGGGCAG TCTGGAGCTGCAACTTCCTGAACTTGAGCCCCCCACAACCCTGGCTCCAGgtctgctggctcctggcagaaggaagcagaggctgAGGTTGTCAGAGTTTCAGCAAGGAATGGACTGGGGGCATCTTTCCCAAG AGCCTCGTGAGAATGCTGATGCCTCTTCCCTCACCAG CTCTCTCAACTTGACCTTTGCCATGCCTCTCCAGCCACAGTCAGTGAAGAGGCCTGGTTTGGCTCGCAGACCTCCTACTCGCCGAGTAGTAGATGTGGGTACATTTTTGCAGGATCTGCGAGATACTTCCCTGGCTGTGGCTCCTCCAG GTGAGAGCCACAGAACCCCTGTTGCTACTGTGCCAACGGACACAGTGTTGGAGGACACCCAGCCCTTCTCTCAGCCGTTGGCTGGCCATTCCCCCAGTGTACACCACTCCCTGCCTTGTCCCTCTCCCTCTGGGGCCAAAGAAGTGGAGGGGCCTGCCAGTCGCAGGACATGGAGCAGTGGGCCTGGACTTCAGAACAACC ACTCAGGTCCTGGGAAACCAGCCCAGCTTCTGGCAAGAAAGGTGGAGGAGGTTGAAGCCCTTGCTGTGGGCTTTCCAAACATCAGCAGTATCTCTGGAGAAGATGGTGTAGAGCCCCTACAGAATGGAGTAGGTGAGGAAGCAGAAGAAAGTATGGAGGAAAGCATGAGTGTGAGGGAAGTGGAGAAGGCAGCAGAAGAACAAGGATCTGCTagggcagaagagcctgaaggACACACAGAGGTGGCAGAAGCAGCGGGATCCTTGGGGGCTATTGAGGCCAAGGAGCCAGAAGGATCTTCAGAGGATGAAGACCCCTCTG CAAGTCCAAAATTGGCCCCCAGCACTCCAGAGTTCCTTCGGACCAGGCGACTTCAGTCTCCTGAGCCAGCTCCACCACCAAGCACTGCAGT GTTACCTTCAGAACTCCCAAAGCGTCTGTCGGCCAGGATTCCTCCCAGGCCCCGAATCCCTGGCTCCAGACCCCGTCAAGATCCCTACAAAGCTGGACTGAACCACTATGCAAAACTCTTTAGCTTCTATGCTAAGATGCCCATGGAGAAGAAGGCTGTGGAGATGGTGGAGAAGTG CCTGGACAAGTACTTCCAGCATCTTTGTGACGACTTGGAGGTATTTGCTGCTCATGCTGGGCGCAAGACCGTGAGTCCAGAGGACCTGGAGCTGCTGTTGCGAAG GAATGGGGAACCCAAAAGAGCTGGGGAAGGCTGGTCTCTGCAGAAAATCTGA
- the TSNAXIP1 gene encoding translin-associated factor X-interacting protein 1 isoform X6, producing the protein MDSQNSQTLNFPTTSRAHLRPLGVSIDDSLFTETKNTQKRKLSQKRKTLLVTKLRKNLAEEYLHYLSERDARKILIADLNELRYQREDMSLAQSPGVWGEDPVKLTVALKMARQDLTRTQMELNTMKANFGDVVPRRDFEMQEKTLKELQEQLESLRDDYEEVRKEHEMLLQLHMSTLKERDQFYSELQEIQRTSTPRPDWSKCEDVVAGGRDRWHMLAEGKNSDQLVDVLLEEIGEGLLREKDFFPGLGYGESIPPFLRFDGTVENKKPTKKEVVKLLKDAWKERITEEQKEKFPDFFFSFLERHFGPGDAMAWAYTIFEYIKLFHTNEVMSQFYAVLMGKRKESVYIKQKETIAQLLKEMTNVDSQNEGLLTMEQLSAVLKSTFPLKKDERIQELMEAGGWHPSSSNADLLNYRMLFMEDEEGQSVPFVQKLWEQYMVEKDEYLNELKQELGLELNEEVTLPKVREALMNIDPSLDKQTLNHYLRQAFQLPMTEMPEEGEEREEGTVTQLQTALEQLQMSDIRRMGPREQEPAS; encoded by the exons GTGACCAAACTGAGGAAGAACCTGGCTGAGGAGTATCTGCACTACCTCAGTGAGAGAGATGCCCGGAAGATCCTCATCGCAGACCTGAATGAGCTACGCTACCAGCGGGAAGACATGTCACTAGCCCAGTCCCCAG GCGTCTGGGGAGAGGACCCCGTGAAGCTAACAGTGGCTCTGAAGATGGCCCGGCAAGACTTGACCCGCACACAGATGGAACTCAACACCATGAAGGCCAACTTTGGAGATGTGGTGCCCAGGAGGGACTTTGAAATGCAGGAGAAGACCCTCAAGGAACTGCAGGAGCAG CTGGAGAGCCTGAGAGACGACTATGAAGAGGTCCGCAAGGAGCACGAGATGCTGCTGCAGTTGCACATGAGCACACTGAAGGAGCGGGACCAGTTCTACTCCGAGCTGCAGGAGATCCAGCGCACCTCCACACCACGGCCAGACTGGTCCAAGTGTGAAG ATGTGGTGGCTGGAGGACGAGATCGCTGGCACATGCTGGCCGAGGGCAAGAACAGTGACCAGCTGGTGGACGTGCTCCTGGAGGAGATTGGCGAGGGGCTGCTCCGGGAGAAAGACTTCTTCCCCGGTCTG GGCTATGGGGAATCCATCCCCCCTTTCCTTCGGTTTGATGGCACTGTGGAGAACAAGAAGCCAACCAAGAAGGAAGTGGTAAAACTCCTCAAGGATGCCTGGAAGGAACGTATCACTGAGGAGCAG AAAGAGAAGTTCCCagatttcttcttcagtttcttggaGCGCCACTTTGGGCCTGGTGATGCCATGGCCTGGGCTTACACCATTTTTGAATATATCAAGCTCTTCCATACCAATGAAGTCATGAGCCAGTTCTATGCAGTCTTGATGGGAAAG AGGAAAGAGAGTGTGTACATCAAGCAGAAGGAGACCATAGCACAGCTGCTGAAGGAGATGACAAACGTTGACAGCCAGAATGAGGGGCTACTAACCATGGAGCAGTTAAG TGCTGTCCTCAAGAGCACCTTCCCTTTGAAGAAGGATGAGAGAATTCAGGAGTTGATGGAGGCAGGGGGCTGGCATcccagcagcagcaatgcagacTTGCTCAACTACCGCATGTTGTTTATGGAG GATGAGGAGGGCCAGAGCGTGCCCTTTGTGCAAAAGCTGTGGGAACAGTACATGGTGGAAAAGGATGAATACTTAAACGAGTTAAAGCAGGAGCTGGGCCTGGAACT CAACGAGGAGGTGACCCTACCCAAGGTACGTGAGGCCCTGATGAACATTGATCCCAGCCTGGACAAGCAGACCCTGAACCACTATTTGAGGCAGGCCTTCCAGCTCCCCATGACGGAAATGCCAGAGGAGGgtgaagaaagggaagagggCACTGTGACACAGCTCCAGACTGCACTAGAACAGCTTCAGATGAGTGACATTAGGCGTATGGGGCCTCGGGAGCAGGAACCTGCAAGCTAA